Proteins from a genomic interval of Desulfurobacterium sp. TC5-1:
- the rnhC gene encoding ribonuclease HIII — MAKREDRKKDRKIEEIADALKKAGAVSQQPPEHAAYRFKFGDGIVTIYKSGSIVYGGKERDRDVLKSVVDTVLIGNVDKTPRIGCDEAGKGEYVGPLVVACVYCDGPAVEELIKMGVKDSKRLSDKKVCELAEKIKQVAHGAVKVLMPQEYNKLYSKYKNLNRLLDSVYLSLIEKLVKKYKPLKVVVDKYGNSVEKRLRDCLPESVEIVVVERAEKDPVVAAASIIARAERLKGCKMLEKKFGVSIPAGNSREEIVKFLKSVSKDMLTYLAKIHFNMNV, encoded by the coding sequence ATGGCTAAAAGAGAAGATAGAAAGAAAGATAGAAAAATTGAAGAAATAGCAGATGCTTTGAAAAAAGCCGGTGCGGTTTCACAGCAACCGCCGGAACATGCCGCCTACAGGTTTAAGTTTGGTGATGGTATCGTTACAATTTATAAATCAGGTTCAATTGTTTACGGCGGTAAGGAAAGAGACAGGGATGTACTTAAAAGCGTTGTTGATACCGTTTTGATAGGAAACGTGGATAAAACGCCGCGAATAGGGTGCGATGAAGCGGGAAAAGGTGAGTATGTGGGACCTCTGGTGGTTGCGTGTGTTTACTGTGACGGTCCTGCCGTTGAAGAATTGATAAAGATGGGTGTTAAGGATTCAAAGAGACTTTCCGATAAAAAGGTATGTGAACTTGCAGAAAAAATTAAGCAGGTTGCTCACGGTGCTGTTAAAGTTTTAATGCCGCAGGAGTACAATAAACTCTATTCTAAATACAAAAACTTAAACAGACTGTTAGATTCAGTCTATCTTTCTTTAATAGAGAAACTTGTTAAAAAGTATAAGCCGTTAAAAGTAGTAGTCGATAAGTATGGAAACAGTGTGGAGAAAAGACTTCGTGACTGTTTGCCTGAATCGGTAGAAATTGTTGTTGTTGAAAGAGCGGAGAAAGATCCTGTCGTGGCGGCAGCTTCTATAATTGCCAGAGCTGAGAGGTTGAAGGGCTGCAAGATGTTAGAAAAGAAGTTTGGAGTTTCCATTCCTGCAGGTAACAGCAGAGAAGAGATAGTAAAATTTCTTAAATCGGTATCAAAGGATATGTTAACATATCTTGCTAAGATTCATTTCAATATGAATGTGTGA